One Halobaculum sp. CBA1158 DNA segment encodes these proteins:
- a CDS encoding helix-turn-helix domain-containing protein, whose product MATTDFMNPTAAKIVLAAQHGDSINRISNKIGTSYSWVYDWIGRLDDAEIILNTDNGVRVLDYEMRRRYEEMMGTLYSRDDVSQEDAYVIPHFAGMEFAYTEIDAAYVWTNGGFQIARSHDDYPVFIEVHERDVDRWIEFFEQFGVDTTVGERPDAADVDGSVHYVLFPQEESIDVEWVDGNPVIPLDATVSQMVETRPAYEPALEMLADEHDVDIDASHRDEIAN is encoded by the coding sequence ATGGCGACGACCGACTTCATGAATCCTACCGCTGCGAAGATCGTATTGGCTGCACAGCATGGGGATTCTATCAACCGAATCTCGAATAAGATCGGTACGTCGTATTCATGGGTCTACGACTGGATCGGTCGCTTGGACGACGCAGAGATCATCTTAAATACAGATAACGGAGTTCGAGTTCTTGACTACGAGATGCGACGGCGCTACGAGGAGATGATGGGGACATTGTACAGCCGCGACGATGTTTCACAGGAGGACGCGTACGTGATCCCCCACTTCGCCGGGATGGAGTTCGCCTACACGGAGATCGATGCCGCCTACGTCTGGACGAACGGCGGATTCCAGATCGCTCGAAGTCACGACGATTATCCCGTGTTTATCGAGGTTCACGAGCGCGATGTCGATCGGTGGATCGAGTTCTTCGAGCAGTTCGGGGTCGACACGACCGTGGGTGAGCGCCCGGATGCGGCCGATGTTGACGGGAGCGTCCACTATGTCTTGTTCCCGCAGGAAGAGAGTATCGACGTCGAGTGGGTCGACGGCAATCCCGTGATTCCGTTGGACGCCACGGTCAGCCAGATGGTGGAAACCCGACCGGCGTACGAACCGGCGTTGGAGATGCTCGCCGACGAGCACGACGTGGACATCGACGCGAGTCATCGCGATGAGATAGCCAACTGA
- a CDS encoding AbrB/MazE/SpoVT family DNA-binding domain-containing protein, whose translation MSGEVRTDERGRVTIPKEVRDRYGEKFRLVELNSGIKLVPIPDDPLEALRAAASDELCEASLADLEEAAQEEAREQAVEQIR comes from the coding sequence ATGAGTGGAGAAGTGCGAACGGACGAGCGTGGGCGCGTGACGATTCCGAAGGAGGTACGCGATCGCTACGGCGAGAAGTTCCGCCTCGTCGAGCTGAACAGCGGTATCAAGCTGGTGCCGATTCCCGACGATCCACTAGAGGCGTTGCGAGCGGCGGCTTCCGACGAGCTTTGCGAGGCGTCTCTCGCTGATCTCGAAGAGGCGGCTCAAGAAGAGGCACGCGAACAGGCTGTCGAGCAGATACGCTAA
- a CDS encoding amidohydrolase family protein — MAVDIAISDALVLTVDERNRLYERGTVLVDDGRITEVRKSEDGDGEIEATHTIDGDGKLVMPGLVNAHTHLELTPLIGAFSDLDLLEMMGSMTAIYGRLGEGDFDYLVEAGYELAALNFLLGGVTTINSMDIRPSAGAETFGEAGLRGFFGSTITDLFWDVPVDEQFDRARSFIDEYHDTYGGRIRATICPHDDWSCTRDLWERTADLAAEYPDLLVHTHLLELEESNTMARAYGGEDSLDLLDDVGLLDDRLVAAHFRVADEADIKRTAAADASVAHCPSVFCYWNPDAEMQWTPVPELRDAGVDVGLGIDDHYWHDSYSMFGEARQARLAANVKRTTGQFSSMELVRMLTIDGARALGVGDEIGSIEPDKRADIILLDVDKPKFTPLTNVPAHVVNNAAPADVETVIVDGKIVMQGGTPMTMDADAVQERVEGAVERFADETGWELDIGGGEPPGSVETIRDLPKRGPARLLSRLALQSARDKLPF, encoded by the coding sequence ATGGCTGTTGACATCGCTATCTCTGATGCGCTTGTTCTCACGGTCGACGAGCGCAACCGTCTGTACGAGCGTGGGACGGTGCTTGTCGACGACGGTCGCATCACGGAGGTTCGAAAGTCCGAGGACGGCGATGGGGAGATCGAAGCCACGCACACGATCGACGGCGACGGAAAACTGGTGATGCCGGGACTGGTCAACGCCCACACCCACCTCGAACTGACGCCGCTGATCGGTGCGTTCAGCGACCTCGATTTGCTGGAGATGATGGGCAGTATGACGGCCATCTACGGCCGTCTCGGCGAGGGCGACTTCGACTATCTGGTCGAGGCAGGGTACGAGCTTGCCGCCCTAAACTTCCTCCTCGGGGGCGTCACGACGATCAACTCGATGGATATCCGGCCGAGTGCGGGCGCGGAGACGTTCGGCGAGGCGGGACTCCGGGGCTTCTTCGGATCGACCATCACGGATCTGTTCTGGGATGTTCCCGTCGACGAGCAGTTCGACCGCGCTCGGTCGTTCATCGACGAGTACCACGACACCTACGGCGGGCGAATCCGGGCGACGATCTGCCCGCACGACGACTGGTCGTGTACGCGTGACCTGTGGGAGCGCACCGCGGATCTCGCCGCCGAGTATCCCGACCTGCTCGTCCACACCCACTTGCTGGAACTCGAAGAGAGCAACACGATGGCGCGAGCATATGGCGGCGAGGATTCGCTCGATCTGCTCGATGACGTCGGATTGCTCGACGACCGGCTGGTTGCGGCGCATTTCCGCGTCGCCGACGAGGCGGATATCAAGCGCACTGCCGCGGCAGACGCGTCCGTGGCACACTGCCCGTCGGTGTTCTGCTACTGGAACCCGGACGCCGAGATGCAGTGGACGCCCGTCCCCGAACTGCGGGATGCAGGTGTCGACGTCGGGCTGGGCATCGACGACCACTACTGGCACGACTCCTACAGTATGTTCGGCGAGGCCCGACAGGCTCGTCTCGCGGCCAACGTCAAGCGGACGACCGGCCAGTTCTCTTCGATGGAACTGGTGCGGATGCTGACGATCGACGGGGCTCGTGCTCTGGGTGTCGGCGACGAGATCGGGAGCATCGAACCGGACAAGCGGGCGGACATCATCCTCCTCGACGTGGACAAGCCGAAGTTCACGCCGCTGACCAACGTGCCTGCCCACGTCGTGAACAACGCCGCGCCAGCCGACGTGGAGACGGTCATCGTCGACGGAAAAATCGTGATGCAAGGTGGGACACCGATGACGATGGACGCTGACGCGGTACAGGAGCGCGTGGAGGGAGCGGTCGAACGCTTCGCCGACGAGACCGGATGGGAACTGGACATTGGAGGCGGTGAACCGCCGGGGTCGGTCGAGACGATTCGAGACCTTCCTAAGCGTGGGCCCGCCCGCCTGCTCTCTCGGCTCGCCCTCCAATCGGCGCGTGACAAGCTCCCCTTCTGA
- a CDS encoding alpha/beta hydrolase has translation MSTSLFPPGYVRFDDVRTSMPEPRRVQVSESVALETIHVEGPDPAVVFVHGGLGSLWNPYPQLDAFEGEQELVTYSLAGNGNSTTRPEQSLTGHVTDLRNLLDALDIDRPIVHGHSYGTAIALEYAKRHSTAGLVLHAGGDHDLTPAWEKPLLRLFLALRLYHLPANDALIRQLAYGVGFHEETAEAVVEDFLQSNPLPRRRSAWNTVTEAFWGYDGRSDTERVDVPTLVIHGPADGIVSVDAARGTARRLPDGVFCRMERTGHVAMIERPAGYNCLLRALITTVEEEYDLESEVRDRLGEYNSG, from the coding sequence ATGTCCACGTCACTGTTTCCTCCCGGCTACGTCCGGTTCGATGACGTCCGAACCTCGATGCCGGAACCACGCCGGGTGCAGGTCTCTGAATCGGTCGCATTAGAAACGATTCATGTGGAAGGGCCGGATCCAGCAGTCGTGTTCGTCCACGGTGGTCTCGGCTCGCTGTGGAACCCGTATCCGCAACTGGACGCGTTCGAGGGCGAGCAGGAACTGGTGACGTATTCGCTGGCCGGAAACGGCAACTCCACGACGCGTCCAGAACAATCGCTCACCGGGCACGTCACCGACCTCCGGAACCTGCTCGATGCGCTCGACATCGACCGGCCGATCGTCCACGGCCACAGTTACGGCACCGCCATCGCGCTCGAATACGCCAAACGCCATTCGACGGCTGGCCTCGTGCTCCACGCAGGGGGAGACCACGACCTCACGCCGGCGTGGGAGAAACCGCTGTTACGGCTGTTCCTCGCGTTGCGGCTGTATCATCTGCCTGCGAACGACGCGCTCATCCGTCAACTGGCCTACGGCGTCGGCTTTCACGAGGAGACAGCCGAGGCCGTCGTTGAGGATTTCCTGCAATCAAACCCCTTGCCGCGCCGCCGATCAGCGTGGAACACCGTGACCGAGGCGTTCTGGGGCTACGACGGACGCTCAGATACAGAGCGGGTCGACGTGCCCACGCTCGTCATCCACGGCCCTGCCGACGGGATCGTCTCGGTCGATGCGGCACGCGGGACTGCGCGTCGGCTTCCTGACGGCGTGTTCTGCCGGATGGAGCGAACTGGGCACGTCGCTATGATCGAAAGGCCAGCAGGATACAATTGCCTCCTCCGAGCACTCATCACGACCGTCGAAGAGGAGTATGATCTCGAATCGGAGGTTCGAGACCGGCTTGGTGAGTACAACAGCGGGTAG
- a CDS encoding PAS domain S-box protein has product MSNGSPNSIQVLHVDDEPDFADLTATFLKREDDRFAVETATSASDGKDELEQNEFDCVVSDYEMPGQNGIEFLQSVREYHPELPFILFTGKGSEEVASDAISAGVTDYLQKEGGTDQYTVLANRITNAVEHHRAQERVERSEQRLREIVDALPHLLYVVDEEGNYLLANEALATFHDTTVEDIEGSNIAEVLEASAADQFRRHLDEVLEDETTQRVPEVEIADPDGEPHIFEPRLQPYEFGDVDDQAVLGIAADVTERKTHERALERTRERMQLALEHTNSVIFEIDCDTDEVVRHGAYNEFFELSADEVPTWEDHLAQAVHPDDRDQFQQFYQQLVDGERDGGQLEYRTTPEMGDVRWIRDTVSVQNESSGESRQVIGIAREITEYKEREQELKQKERRYQAIFDDPNILVGLIDTDGTVLEINETAMDYVNATREDVTDKPFWETPWFNYSERLQEDVKGWIKRAADGEYVEFETDLLQPGGEQYTVKGVFRPVRDEEGDVVSLIISDREITEQKEYERELEQTNALLSTLFDTLPVGVLAEDEERNVVAVNEQMFELFDLPGSPDEIRGTDCAQLAADISDTFADSEAFVDRIDDLIAGQEPVYNEELELADGQTYARSYHPIELSEGDGHLWVYRDITARKTRETRLATLNETTPELMAAETRTDVAEIGVEAAADVLGLEASAIHLYDEQDGLVPVAQTDAGRDLIGEPPTFTGEDSIAWRVYEQGEGRAIEDVHDNPEIYNPDSPVRSELILPLGEAGILIASSPTAATFDDEDRVLAEILASNITAALEQVERTAEIRAREAELTRQNERLEEFASVVSHDLRNPLRVAEGRLELLKEDCETEQVAPIEQALDRMDALIEDILTLAREGDRVSEMEDVDLGDVCDACWQHVETAEATLEITTDTTIRADRSRLQQLIENLIRNAVEHGDDDVTVTVGDLEDGFYVADDGPGIPADERESVFDAGYSTAEDGTGFGLSIVKQIADAHGWNITITESEAGGTRFEITGTEHA; this is encoded by the coding sequence ATGAGCAACGGCTCTCCAAACTCCATTCAGGTTCTTCATGTTGACGACGAACCTGATTTCGCTGATCTGACCGCTACTTTCCTCAAACGTGAGGACGACCGGTTCGCTGTCGAAACAGCCACCAGTGCGAGCGATGGAAAAGACGAACTCGAACAGAACGAATTCGACTGTGTGGTATCGGATTATGAGATGCCCGGACAGAACGGGATTGAGTTCCTCCAGTCCGTCCGGGAGTACCATCCCGAACTGCCGTTCATCCTCTTCACTGGCAAGGGTTCAGAGGAGGTTGCGAGCGATGCCATCTCCGCTGGTGTGACCGACTACCTCCAGAAGGAAGGCGGCACCGACCAGTACACGGTACTTGCGAACCGCATCACGAACGCTGTCGAACACCACCGGGCACAGGAGCGAGTCGAGCGAAGCGAGCAACGGTTGCGCGAGATCGTCGATGCCCTTCCTCATCTTCTCTATGTGGTTGACGAGGAAGGGAACTATCTGCTGGCGAATGAAGCACTCGCGACGTTCCACGACACGACTGTTGAAGATATTGAAGGGTCGAATATTGCGGAGGTTCTTGAAGCATCGGCTGCTGACCAATTTCGACGACATCTGGACGAAGTTCTCGAAGATGAGACGACACAGCGAGTTCCCGAAGTTGAGATTGCCGATCCAGATGGTGAGCCACACATCTTCGAACCGCGATTACAGCCGTACGAGTTCGGCGATGTCGACGATCAGGCCGTCCTCGGTATCGCAGCGGATGTCACCGAGCGCAAGACACACGAACGGGCACTTGAACGCACGCGCGAGCGGATGCAACTCGCGCTCGAACACACGAACTCGGTGATCTTCGAGATCGACTGCGACACAGACGAAGTCGTTCGACACGGGGCCTACAACGAGTTTTTCGAGCTGTCGGCAGACGAGGTGCCGACGTGGGAAGACCATCTCGCGCAGGCGGTACACCCAGACGACCGCGACCAATTCCAGCAATTCTACCAACAACTGGTCGACGGAGAGAGGGATGGCGGCCAATTAGAGTACCGAACAACACCCGAGATGGGCGATGTACGCTGGATTCGGGATACCGTCTCTGTCCAGAATGAATCCAGTGGTGAGTCACGCCAAGTAATCGGTATCGCTCGCGAGATTACCGAGTACAAGGAGCGAGAGCAAGAACTCAAGCAAAAGGAACGTCGCTATCAAGCGATCTTCGACGATCCGAATATCCTCGTCGGTCTGATCGACACGGACGGGACGGTTCTCGAAATCAATGAGACCGCGATGGACTACGTTAACGCCACACGGGAGGACGTGACGGACAAACCGTTCTGGGAGACGCCGTGGTTCAATTATTCAGAGAGGCTTCAAGAAGACGTGAAAGGTTGGATCAAGCGGGCGGCAGACGGCGAATACGTGGAGTTTGAGACTGATCTTCTCCAACCCGGTGGTGAGCAATATACCGTCAAGGGTGTCTTCAGGCCTGTCCGAGACGAAGAGGGCGACGTCGTCTCACTCATCATCTCCGACCGCGAGATTACAGAGCAAAAGGAGTACGAGCGGGAACTCGAGCAGACGAATGCGCTCCTGTCGACGTTGTTCGATACACTCCCGGTTGGCGTGCTCGCCGAAGACGAGGAACGCAACGTCGTCGCCGTCAACGAACAGATGTTCGAGCTGTTCGACCTGCCGGGTTCCCCCGACGAAATTCGTGGTACGGACTGCGCCCAACTCGCGGCAGATATCAGTGACACGTTCGCTGACTCTGAGGCATTCGTCGACCGGATTGACGACCTGATCGCTGGGCAAGAACCGGTGTATAACGAAGAGTTGGAGCTTGCTGACGGGCAGACGTATGCACGGAGCTACCATCCAATCGAACTCTCGGAGGGTGACGGGCATCTGTGGGTCTACCGTGATATCACCGCGAGAAAGACGCGCGAGACACGCCTTGCAACCCTCAACGAAACGACGCCGGAGCTGATGGCCGCGGAGACGCGAACGGATGTCGCCGAGATTGGCGTTGAGGCCGCCGCCGACGTGCTGGGGTTGGAGGCGAGTGCGATTCATCTGTACGATGAGCAGGACGGGCTCGTTCCTGTCGCGCAGACCGATGCTGGACGCGATCTCATCGGTGAGCCACCGACGTTCACGGGCGAGGACAGCATCGCGTGGCGCGTGTACGAACAGGGCGAGGGACGTGCAATCGAGGATGTCCACGATAATCCGGAGATCTACAATCCGGACTCCCCGGTGCGGAGTGAACTCATCCTTCCACTCGGCGAGGCAGGGATTTTGATCGCCAGCTCACCGACAGCGGCAACTTTCGACGATGAGGATCGTGTTCTCGCGGAGATTTTGGCCAGCAATATTACAGCGGCACTCGAACAGGTCGAGCGGACTGCAGAGATACGCGCTCGCGAGGCGGAGCTGACGCGTCAAAACGAGCGCTTGGAGGAGTTCGCCAGCGTCGTCTCCCACGATCTGCGGAATCCACTGCGGGTGGCCGAAGGACGACTGGAACTCCTGAAAGAGGACTGTGAAACCGAACAGGTAGCGCCCATCGAACAAGCACTCGACCGGATGGATGCGCTGATCGAGGATATCCTGACGTTAGCTCGCGAGGGCGACAGAGTGAGCGAGATGGAAGATGTCGATCTCGGGGATGTCTGCGATGCGTGCTGGCAACACGTCGAAACGGCCGAGGCGACTCTCGAGATCACGACCGACACAACGATTCGAGCCGATCGAAGCCGTCTCCAGCAGCTAATAGAGAATCTCATTCGCAATGCCGTCGAACACGGAGATGACGACGTCACGGTGACGGTTGGAGACCTCGAAGACGGGTTCTACGTTGCGGATGACGGCCCGGGGATTCCGGCGGACGAGCGCGAGTCGGTGTTCGATGCAGGATACTCAACAGCGGAGGACGGGACAGGCTTCGGCCTGAGCATCGTCAAGCAGATCGCCGACGCCCACGGGTGGAACATCACGATCACAGAAAGCGAGGCCGGCGGGACACGTTTCGAGATTACTGGAACCGAACACGCTTGA
- a CDS encoding DUF1508 domain-containing protein, which yields MVESETGRLVSTYRERFGEPFTTDEVYGYWLFVAGTIVAIVGMALFLTSMGAGQTGTRGIAYLFAGIGLATAFAGLVVGQSFHRNAKRLVYVGLVVCLAAMAWFLTVFPQQWALGSGTARGVVAVYTVGLALITLSGALAPISVGQSRARQAVEEQLVDARADDEADDRRIEELEAAVAERDDRIAALESDLEESRAETAAAETAAETASEESAAARTETASVRDDLNAAASHVNALSKSSATFDVYRDKSGKWRWRLVHRNGNIIATSGESYSSDRTARRGMRSVKRNSLGAAVVWQRDEEEPEPIVEPVAEEPSARFQLYRDGDDEYRWRLRHDNGNTIAAGTRGFSSKRGATDGVATVQSSIGPADYLEFDPAGIEVYEDAAGEFRWRLVHRNGNILSDSGEGYANRSNARRAADRFQEVAGDAGVDADSGVRFETYEDAAAEHRWRLVAANGEAIADSGEGYSSRSALTDAVDRVREYAPEADRLTMTTAAVEVYEDAGGEFRWRLRHRNGTILGTSGEGYTSRSKALDAVNRVKRHAPNAPVEEEDEASEEGSGDETGDDEDE from the coding sequence ATGGTAGAATCCGAGACCGGCCGGCTCGTGTCGACGTACCGAGAACGGTTCGGGGAGCCGTTCACCACCGACGAGGTGTACGGGTACTGGCTGTTCGTCGCCGGGACGATCGTGGCCATCGTGGGAATGGCGCTGTTCCTCACGTCGATGGGCGCAGGGCAGACCGGCACCCGCGGCATCGCGTATCTGTTCGCCGGGATCGGCCTCGCGACCGCGTTCGCGGGGCTCGTCGTCGGCCAGTCGTTCCATCGAAATGCGAAGCGACTGGTGTACGTCGGCCTCGTGGTCTGTCTGGCCGCGATGGCGTGGTTCCTCACGGTCTTCCCCCAGCAGTGGGCGCTCGGCTCCGGAACCGCACGGGGCGTCGTCGCCGTGTACACCGTCGGACTGGCGCTCATCACGCTTTCGGGCGCGCTCGCACCGATATCGGTGGGGCAGAGTCGAGCCCGACAGGCGGTCGAGGAACAGCTCGTCGACGCCCGCGCCGACGACGAGGCCGACGACCGACGCATCGAGGAACTGGAGGCGGCGGTCGCCGAGCGCGACGACCGGATCGCGGCCCTCGAGTCGGACCTGGAGGAGTCGCGAGCGGAGACCGCAGCGGCCGAAACCGCGGCCGAGACGGCGAGCGAGGAGAGCGCGGCCGCCCGGACGGAGACGGCGTCGGTGCGCGACGACCTGAACGCCGCGGCCTCCCACGTCAACGCGCTCTCGAAGAGCTCCGCCACGTTCGACGTGTACCGCGACAAGTCCGGCAAGTGGCGCTGGCGGCTCGTCCATCGCAACGGGAACATCATCGCCACCTCCGGCGAGAGCTACTCCAGCGACCGGACCGCCCGCCGCGGGATGCGAAGCGTCAAGCGAAACTCGCTGGGCGCGGCGGTCGTGTGGCAGCGCGACGAGGAGGAGCCCGAGCCCATCGTCGAGCCGGTCGCCGAGGAGCCGTCCGCGCGGTTCCAACTGTACCGCGACGGCGACGACGAGTACCGCTGGCGGCTCCGCCACGACAACGGCAACACCATCGCGGCCGGAACCCGCGGCTTCTCCTCGAAGCGGGGTGCCACGGACGGCGTCGCGACGGTGCAGTCGTCGATCGGACCCGCGGACTACCTGGAGTTCGATCCCGCGGGGATCGAGGTGTACGAGGACGCCGCCGGCGAGTTCCGCTGGCGACTCGTCCACCGCAACGGGAACATCCTGAGCGACTCCGGCGAGGGGTACGCGAACCGCTCGAACGCCCGACGCGCCGCCGATAGGTTCCAGGAGGTCGCCGGCGACGCCGGCGTCGACGCCGACTCGGGCGTCCGCTTCGAGACGTACGAGGACGCCGCCGCCGAGCACCGCTGGCGGCTCGTCGCCGCGAACGGGGAGGCGATCGCCGACTCGGGCGAGGGATACAGTTCCCGCTCGGCGCTGACCGACGCCGTCGACCGCGTCCGCGAGTACGCCCCGGAGGCCGACCGGCTCACGATGACCACGGCGGCCGTCGAGGTGTACGAGGACGCCGGCGGCGAGTTCCGCTGGCGGCTTCGCCACCGCAACGGGACGATCCTCGGAACCTCCGGCGAGGGGTACACCTCGCGCTCGAAGGCGCTCGACGCCGTCAACCGCGTGAAGCGTCACGCGCCGAACGCGCCGGTCGAGGAGGAGGATGAAGCGTCCGAAGAGGGGAGCGGCGACGAGACGGGCGACGACGAGGACGAGTAG
- a CDS encoding DNA polymerase sliding clamp, with protein MFKAIVSASTLRDALDSVSVLVDECKIRLNEDELAIRAVDPANVGMVDLTLEAAAFESYEADGGVIGVNLNRLEDIAGMADTGDLIELELDEETRKLHIHIEGLSYTLALIDPDSIRQEPDIPDLDLPAEIVLEGAQLDRGITAADMVSDHIRLRVDEAEEAFFIEAEGDTDDVDLRLDREDLIDLQAGPADSLFSLDYLKDMNKAIPKDAEVRVELGEEFPVKMHYEFGEGMGQVTYMLAPRIQSD; from the coding sequence ATGTTCAAGGCCATCGTGAGTGCGTCTACCCTCCGCGACGCGCTCGATTCGGTGAGCGTGCTGGTCGACGAGTGCAAAATCCGTCTCAACGAGGACGAACTCGCGATCCGCGCGGTCGACCCGGCCAACGTCGGGATGGTCGACCTCACGCTCGAGGCCGCCGCGTTCGAGTCGTACGAGGCCGACGGAGGGGTCATCGGGGTCAACCTCAACCGCCTGGAGGACATCGCCGGCATGGCCGACACCGGCGACCTGATCGAACTGGAACTCGACGAGGAGACCCGAAAGCTCCACATCCATATCGAGGGGCTCAGCTACACGCTCGCGCTCATCGATCCCGACTCCATCCGCCAGGAGCCGGACATCCCGGATCTGGACCTCCCCGCCGAGATCGTGCTGGAAGGGGCACAGCTCGACCGCGGGATCACCGCCGCCGACATGGTGAGCGACCACATCCGCCTGCGCGTCGACGAGGCCGAGGAGGCGTTCTTCATCGAGGCGGAGGGCGACACCGACGACGTCGACCTCCGACTCGACCGCGAGGACCTCATCGATCTGCAGGCCGGCCCCGCGGACTCGCTGTTCAGCCTCGACTACCTCAAGGACATGAACAAGGCCATCCCGAAGGACGCGGAGGTCCGCGTCGAACTCGGCGAGGAGTTCCCTGTCAAGATGCACTACGAGTTCGGCGAGGGGATGGGTCAGGTAACGTATATGTTGGCTCCGCGTATTCAGAGCGACTGA
- a CDS encoding HAD family hydrolase → MTAAWFFDCDGTLVEFTAPYDEIFADACVAVGVTRDDAASMLDPYNEAFFAAFDDFHPEPYCAGMAAALEETGLGESTDADAATLAESLCETETTATTVRDGTVETLDALAERGVALGVLTNGVATQQRRKLERHGLFDRFDAYVPSYEAGAHKPDPEPFAVARERLPADEYVYVGDSADHDIAPAREAGFHAVHVDHDAERGVATVRDIGALGGLIVQR, encoded by the coding sequence GTGACCGCCGCCTGGTTCTTCGACTGCGACGGAACGCTCGTCGAGTTCACGGCTCCGTACGACGAGATATTCGCGGACGCCTGCGTCGCCGTCGGCGTCACCCGCGACGACGCCGCGTCGATGCTCGATCCGTACAACGAGGCGTTCTTCGCCGCCTTCGACGACTTCCACCCGGAGCCGTACTGCGCCGGAATGGCGGCGGCGCTGGAGGAGACCGGACTCGGCGAGTCGACCGACGCCGACGCGGCGACGCTGGCCGAGTCGCTGTGTGAGACGGAGACGACGGCGACGACCGTTCGGGACGGGACCGTCGAGACGCTCGACGCGCTGGCCGAGCGCGGCGTCGCCTTGGGGGTGCTGACGAACGGGGTCGCAACTCAACAGCGCCGGAAGTTGGAACGCCACGGGCTGTTCGACCGATTCGATGCGTACGTCCCGAGCTACGAGGCCGGCGCACACAAGCCCGACCCCGAGCCGTTCGCGGTCGCCCGCGAGCGACTCCCGGCCGACGAGTACGTCTACGTCGGCGATTCGGCCGACCACGACATCGCGCCGGCCCGGGAGGCCGGCTTCCACGCCGTCCACGTCGACCACGACGCCGAGCGCGGCGTGGCGACGGTTCGGGACATCGGTGCGCTGGGGGGCTTGATCGTACAGCGCTAG
- a CDS encoding MFS transporter — protein MCASRDGSPPDSASGSTDGDGPRGSRRAVAVVIGVVFLDLLGFGVVIPILPFYVRSFGVSDVFIGLIAAAYSLAQFLAAPTLGRISDERGRRPVITFSVAMAGVAWLVFGFATEIGAVAGTGAAVATLLLSRALAGAAGGNISAAQAYIADVTPREKRAGALGLVGAAFSLGFVFGPALGGVAASDQVVAAADDLLPAVVPTTRFTLPSFLAAGLSFLAAGAAVAVLTEPERTRTGGGGRSIVGQFRSALADDALRPLVASYFVTSVAFAGIQVMFIPFAADFYGYDATAAAVFLTYIGVLGTVNQGALVGPLERRLGAVRLAVIGGTALATALALLPFTPELGGLLPLPGGTGDGLLDGAVLTGPTVALFAVGALLSFGNGSLNVSLSTLVSERASDETQGAAFGVTQGAGSLGRTVGPPVAASAYVLAYWSPFVAGAVLLVPVVYVLARGRTLGGGSGT, from the coding sequence GTGTGCGCTTCCCGCGACGGCTCCCCGCCCGACTCCGCGTCCGGGTCCACGGACGGCGACGGCCCGCGCGGCTCCCGCCGCGCCGTCGCGGTCGTGATCGGCGTCGTCTTCCTCGACCTGCTCGGCTTCGGGGTCGTCATCCCGATCCTCCCCTTCTACGTGCGCTCGTTCGGCGTCAGCGACGTGTTCATCGGGCTGATCGCCGCCGCGTACTCGCTGGCGCAGTTCCTCGCTGCGCCGACGCTCGGCCGGATCTCCGACGAGCGCGGTCGCCGGCCCGTCATCACCTTCTCGGTCGCGATGGCCGGGGTCGCGTGGCTGGTGTTCGGCTTCGCCACCGAGATCGGCGCGGTCGCCGGCACCGGTGCCGCCGTCGCGACGCTCCTGCTGTCGCGGGCGCTCGCGGGAGCCGCCGGCGGCAACATCTCCGCGGCGCAGGCGTACATCGCCGACGTGACGCCGCGCGAGAAGCGGGCCGGCGCGCTCGGGCTCGTCGGTGCCGCCTTCTCGCTCGGGTTCGTGTTCGGCCCCGCGCTGGGGGGTGTCGCCGCCAGCGATCAGGTCGTCGCCGCCGCCGACGACCTCCTCCCTGCGGTCGTCCCGACGACGCGGTTCACCCTCCCGAGCTTCCTCGCCGCCGGGCTGTCGTTCCTCGCCGCCGGCGCGGCGGTGGCTGTGCTGACGGAGCCCGAACGCACCCGGACGGGCGGAGGGGGCCGCTCGATCGTCGGCCAGTTCCGGTCGGCGCTCGCCGACGACGCGCTCCGCCCGCTGGTCGCCTCGTACTTCGTCACCTCGGTCGCGTTCGCGGGCATCCAGGTGATGTTCATCCCGTTCGCGGCCGACTTCTACGGCTACGACGCGACCGCCGCGGCCGTCTTCCTCACCTACATCGGCGTGCTCGGGACGGTCAACCAGGGCGCGCTCGTCGGGCCGCTGGAGCGCCGGCTCGGCGCGGTCCGGCTGGCCGTGATCGGCGGCACAGCGCTGGCGACGGCGCTCGCGCTCCTGCCGTTCACGCCCGAACTCGGAGGGCTGCTCCCGCTGCCGGGCGGGACCGGCGACGGCCTGTTGGACGGAGCGGTCCTCACCGGCCCGACGGTCGCGCTGTTCGCGGTGGGCGCGCTGCTGTCGTTCGGCAACGGCTCGCTGAACGTCTCGCTGTCGACGCTCGTCTCCGAGCGCGCTAGCGACGAGACGCAGGGGGCGGCCTTCGGCGTCACGCAGGGGGCCGGGAGCCTCGGTCGAACCGTCGGCCCGCCGGTCGCCGCCTCGGCGTACGTGCTGGCGTACTGGTCGCCGTTCGTCGCCGGCGCTGTGCTGTTGGTCCCGGTGGTGTACGTGTTGGCGCGGGGGAGGACGCTCGGCGGGGGGTCGGGGACGTGA